From Symphalangus syndactylus isolate Jambi chromosome 17, NHGRI_mSymSyn1-v2.1_pri, whole genome shotgun sequence, one genomic window encodes:
- the CCDC8 gene encoding coiled-coil domain-containing protein 8 codes for MLQIGEDVDYLLIPREVRLAGGVWRVISKPATKEAEFRERLTQFLEEEGRTLEDVARIIEKSTPHPPQPPQKPKEPRVRRRVQQMVTPPPRLVVGTYDSSNASDSEFSDFETSRDKSRQGPRRGKKVRKMPVSYLGSKFLGSDLESEDDEELVEAFLRRQEKQPSAPPARRRVNLPVPMFEDNLGPQLSKADRWREYVSQVSWGKLKRRVKGWAPRAGPGVEEARLASTAVESAGASSAPDGTSPGECPGDRVGNAGDVCVPQASPRRWRPKINWASFRRRRKEQTAPTGQGAAIEADQGGEAIADQREGGAGNQRAGAPADQGAEAADNQREEAADNQRAEAPADDGAQAADNQREEAADNQRAGAPVDEGAEAADNQRAEAPADQRPQGADNQRAEAPADQGSEATDNQREEAIHDQRERDPAVQGADNQRAQTWAGQRAEAAHNQRAGAPGIQEAEASAAQGATGTAPGARARKQVKTVRFQTPGRFSWFRKRRRAFWHTPPLPTLPKRVPRAGEARNLRVLRAEARAEAEQGEQEDQL; via the coding sequence ATGCTGCAGATCGGGGAGGACGTCGACTATTTGCTCATACCCCGGGAGGTCAGGCTGGCCGGGGGCGTCTGGAGAGTCATTTCTAAGCCCGCCACCAAGGAAGCAGAATTTCGGGAGCGGCTGACCCAGTTCCTGGAAGAAGAGGGCCGCACCCTGGAGGACGTGGCCCGCATCATCGAGAAGAGCACCCcgcacccgccccagcctccccaaaAGCCCAAGGAGCCCCGAGTGAGGAGGAGAGTGCAGCAGATGGTGACTCCTCCGCCCCGGCTGGTCGTGGGCACGTACGACAGCAGCAACGCCAGCGACAGCGAGTTCAGCGACTTCGAGACCTCCAGAGACAAAAGCCGCCAGGGCCCGCGGCGGGGCAAGAAGGTGCGCAAAATGCCCGTCAGCTACCTGGGCAGCAAGTTCCTGGGAAGCGACCTGGAGAGCGAGGATGATGAGGAACTGGTCGAGGCCTTCCTCCGGCGACAGGAGAAGCAACCCAGCGCGCCGCCTGCCCGCCGTCGCGTCAACCTGCCAGTGCCCATGTTTGAGGACAACCTGGGGCCTCAGCTGTCCAAGGCGGACAGGTGGCGGGAGTATGTCAGCCAGGTGTCCTGGGGGAAGCTGAAACGGAGGGTGAAGGGTTGGGCGCCGAGGGCGGGCCCCGGGGTGGAGGAGGCCCGGCTGGCCTCCACCGCAGTGGAGAGCGCAGGGGCATCATCGGCGCCAGACGGCACCAGCCCGGGGGAGTGCCCGGGGGATCGCGTGGGAAACGCGGGAGATGTCTGTGTGCCCCAGGCCTCCCCTAGGCGATGGAGGCCCAAGATCAACTGGGCCTCCTTTCGACGCCGCAGGAAGGAGCAGACAGCGCCCACAGGTCAGGGGGCAGCCATCGAGGCTGATCAGGGGGGAGAGGCCATAGCTGACCAGCGGGAAGGTGGTGCAGGTAATCAGAGGGCAGGGGCCCCAGCTGaccagggggcagaggctgcagataACCAGAGGGAAGAGGCTGCAGATAATCAGAGGGCAGAGGCCCCAGCTGACGATGGGGCACAGGCTGCAGATAACCAGAGGGAAGAGGCTGCAGATAATCAGAGGGCAGGGGCCCCAGTTGAcgagggggcagaggctgcagataATCAGAGGGCAGAGGCCCCAGCTGACCAGAGGCCACAGGGCGCAGATAATCAGAGGGCAGAGGCCCCAGCTGACCAGGGGTCAGAGGCTACAGATAATCAAAGGGAAGAGGCCATACATGACCAGAGGGAAAGGGACCCAGCTGTCCAGGGTGCAGATAATCAGAGGGCACAGACCTGGGCTGGCCAGAGGGCAGAGGCTGCACATAATCAGAGGGCAGGGGCCCCAGGTATCCAGGAAGCTGAAGCCTCAGCTGCCCAAGGGGCCACAGGAACAGCTCCAGGAGCCAGGGCCCGGAAACAGGTCAAGACAGTAAGGTTCCAGACCCCTGGACGCTTTTCATGGTTTCGCAAGCGCCGGAGAGCGTTCTGGCACACTCCCCCGTTGCCAACCCTGCCCAAGAGAGTCCCCAGAGCAGGCGAGGCCAGAAACCTCAGGGTGCTGAGGGCTGAGGCCAGAGCAGAAGCTGAGCAGGGAGAGCAAGAAGACCAGCTCTGA